A region of the Paenibacillus sp. J23TS9 genome:
TTTGGTACACTCGCTGAGGCTTCTATAAATGTTGATATTATCGTTCAAAGCGGCGTACAGGACGGCAAGGCGGACTTCTCCTTTACGACATCTTTGTCCGAGTGCGACCATGCGCTGGAGGTAATTCATGGCCTTAAGGCGAAGCTCCCGTACCGTGATGTTACTTCCGAACGCAACCTGGTGAAGGTTTCAATCGTTGGTGCCGGCATGATCAGTCATCCGGGTGTCGCCGCTCAAATGTTTGATGTGATTTCCAAGCAGGGCGTGAGCATTAAAATGGTCAGCACATCGGAGATTAAAACATCCTGTGTTATCGAGAATACTAATTTGGAGCAGGTAGTTAAAGCACTGCATACCGCTTATAACCTGGATACCGATGTACAGGTTTTTGTCGGAGGACCGCAGGATAGACGGTAATTTCTAATCTTTTGAAAATGATATGGGAAAAGGCCTGAAGCGAATGCTCCAGGCCTTTTTGTGTTTTTTGGACTTCATGCTAACTCCCAGCGCTAAAGAATGTGGACAACTAATAGAGCGGTGTCAAAATGAGATCATTTTTGACGATGGGCACCACTGGCACGGTATCAACACCCGTGCAGTATTCCACATCATGTGCGAATCCAAGCTTGATAAGCTGTTTGGCGGAAGCCCCCTCCATAACCGTCTCATACAGCATATGACGGCTTTGCCGGTAGGCAAGCTTCATAGCCACTCCCAGATCGTTCAAACGCAATGGATGACCTAAATGGGATTCCATGGCATCAATAATCATCCCCGCACATAATCCGTCTTCCAGTGAGAATTCGTTTTTGCAGCCTGCACATAGCAGGATAACATCTCTTTCAAAAGCTGTGAGCGCGGATGCACAGGCTGTGCCGTTCATAAAGGAAGCGGCGAGGAGCCGCGACGCCCGCTGCGATTTCAGAAGACCACGAGTTCCGTTGGAAGTGGTCAAAACCACCAGCTTGCCTGCGATTTCCTCCGACATATAGTCGTGAGGGGAGTTGCCGGCCTGAAAACCCGGAATCTTCTTATAATAGCGTTCTCCGCCGACAAAGGTATGTTCGCTGCGTTTACTTTGGGCTTGGGGGACGGTTTCAACGGGAAGCAGGCCGCATGCACCCTTGGCAAGCGCCGTGATCATTGTACTCGTAGCACGCAATACATCTATCACAACGGCGCTTTTTTGTATAAAATCCTCTGTTCTAATATCGTCCACATTGGCAATCACGTCCACCCGCATGGAATAAATCCTCCTTAAGCCACTTATATGTGCTGATCTCTATCAGCGGTTTAAGCCCACAGAGATGTGTTATTTTAATGCTACTATATGCAGTCCGCGAGGAAATGTTCCAGGCAGTTTCTTGTAAAAGATATCTAAAAAGAGAGATTGGAGCATATCCATATAGAAGATGCATATTTTTGGGTAAGGAGGTTTTCTTTAATGGACAAGTTCGTAATCAGTATGGCCAGTCTACGTATGCTTTCGGGCGGCATTGAAATTGCTGCAGCCCTGTTAATGTTGCGGCTCGCTCAGGTCGATAAGGCGCTTGCTGTGAACTCTTTGCTGGCTATCGTAGGACCGACTGTACTTATCTTAACGACATCAATTGGTCTCATTGGTCTGGCTGACAAGCTATCCTGGGGAAAGATCGCATGGATCTTTGTCGGTGTATCCTGTCTCTTAATCGGAATTTTGAGAAAATGATAGATTCGGTCGTCATAAATTTGAAGTACAAGCATAAACATCAGGTATAAAAAACATCTACTAGATTATCAACCACATGGTTCAGACCTAATGAGAGGACAGCTCGGAGGTGGTCGTATTACGAATCTAAACTGGCTTGAACTGTTTCCGGATCGGATCAAGTCCATTCTGCTTCAGCTGCCTCGTGATCTTCTAGAGAGGCTGGAGGAAATACGCATCCGCGAAGGAAGACCGCTGGAAGTAAATGAATCAGGCGGACACCACTTCGTAACCGGACAAGGGATGCTCACCATGGAAGAGGAGAAAGCGTATAGGCCCGAGCGGGATGACAGCCGCAGATTTCTAGACCTGATCAGCAATCATTCCTTATATACCTTGGAAGAGGAACTGCGCAAAGGGTTCATCACCGTTCCTGGTGGACACCGTATTGGATTGTCCGGGAGAACTGTTTTGTCAGGTGGAAGAGTGGAACATATCAGGGACATCAGCGGATTCAATATTCGGATCGCCAGAGAAGTTCAAGGAGCAGCCAATGAAATCCTTCCTTATCTATACGATGACAAGGAAAGAAGAATGAAGCATACGCTTATTCTCTCCCCACCGCAGCACGGTAAAACAACACTATTGAGAGATCTTGCCCGGCAGATCAGCAGCGGAAGCTTAGGCTCCTCACCAGCCAGAAATTTGGGGAAGAAGGTTGGCATCATTGACGAGCGTTCTGAAATTGCCGGAAGCCTGCATGGTGTGCCGAGCTTTGATGTTGGGCCTCGGACTGATGTCATGGATGCATGTCCCAAAGCTGAAGGCATGATGATGATGATCCGTTCCATGTCACCAGATGTTCTGATCGTAGATGAGATCGGAAGGGAAGAGGATGCAGAGGCGGTAACCGAAGCTCTCCATGCAGGTATTTCCGTTATTGCATCAGCCCACGGCAGTGGACCTGAAGAGATCCTTAACCGACCGGCCATGCAGGGACTTATGGAAAACCAAATGTTTGAAATGTATGTCCTGTTGCATCGCGGGAATGGCAAAACAACATTCCGTTTGATGGATCGGCAAATGCGGGCGCTTCAGGTGGGAATGAAGGGGGAAGCTCGTCATGCTTAAGTTGATCGGGGCGGTGCTCATATTACTCTCCGGCACACTTGCAGGGTTTCACCAGGCAGCCCGTTTTGCGGCCAGACCCAAGCAGATTCGGGAGTTGATACTTGCGATGCAGAGACTTGAAACTGAAATATCGTATGGGTTTACGCCTCTCCCGGATGCATTCCGCAAGATGTCAGAGCAGCTGGGAGAGCCGCTGCGGAGCATTTTCAGGAGTGCAGCCATTCATATGGCCTCTGGAGGAATCACAGCCCAGGAAAGCATCCAACGTTCCCTGAATGAGAACTGGAAGCGTACCGCGATGAAAACGCCGGAGCGCGACATTCTCCATCAGCTCAGCTTCACGCTTGGGACAAGTGACAGGCAGGATCAAATCAAGCACATCGCCTTGGCCGCCCAGCAGCTAAAGCATGAGGAAGCTGTGGCAAGAGATGAGCAGGCAAAATACGAAAAAATCAGCAGAAGTCTCGGGCTATTGATTGGAGCATTGATCGTCATTTTGATCTTTTAGCGAGGTGCCAAGGAATGAACTTTGAAGTGAACGCAATTTTCCAGATTGCGGGAATCGGCATCATCATTGCGATGATTCACACGGTGCTCAAGCAAATGGGAAAAGAGGATATGGCTCATTGGGTGACGGTCATCGGCTTTGTCGTGGTGCTGTTCATGGTCGTCCGGCTGCTCGATAACCTGCTGCAGGAGATCAAAACCATTTTTCTGTTCCAGTAGGGGTTGCATATGGAAATTATACAGGTGGTAGGTCTTGGGCTCATAGCCACAATATTGATTATGGTCGTTAAAGAGCAGAAGCCGATGTTCGCTTTTCTGCTGGCCGCCGCAACGGGCGTACTGATCTTCATGTTCCTTATGGGCAAGATCAGTACTGTCATTTCCGAGCTGGAGCGGATGGCCAAGTCCTCCGGTGTCGAGATGATCTATCTGAAGACGATTCTCAAGATCATTGGCATTGCCTACATCGCTGAATTTGGCGCACAGGTAGTACGGGATGCCGGGCAGGAGAACATAGCCTCAAAAATCGAATTGGCCGGCAAAATTTTGATCATGGTGCTCGCGGTACCGATTATCGGCATCATTATAGAAACCGTGCTGAAATTGCTGCCTTCGTAGAAGAAAGTGGGAATACCCATGCTGGGACAACGACGGCTGGACAAACGGCATTTGATCATATTTCTGATTCTGTTTTTGCTGGTGGGTGCAACGCGGGTTTTCGCCGCTTCTCCAGCAGACCAGTGGGTCAAGCAGCAGGCGGAAGCCCTGCCGAAGGATCAAGTGGAATCCTACTGGGAGAACCTGATGAAAGATTATGGAGGGTTTTTTCCGGATCAGAAAGTGCCTTCCTTTATGGATATATTGCTGCCGGGTGGCGACAGCTTCAATGTCAAAAATGTCTTCTCGGCTCTAGGCTCCTTTATGTGGCATGAAGTGCTTTACAATGGGAAACTGCTCGTCACCATCGTGATACTGAGCATTATGAGCATGATTCTGGAGACGCTGCAATCGGCTTTCGAAAGAAAAACAGTCAGTAAAGTGGCTTACTCGCTTTGCTATATGGTGATCATCGTACTGGCTATTAACAGCTTCAACGTTGCCATCGGATATGCCAAGGAAGCGATCGACCGGATGATTGATTTTATGATGGCGATGGTGCCGCTCCTGTTCGCGCTTCTCGCATCGATGGGTAACGTGGTCACGGTCTCGGTAACACATCCACTCATTATCTTTATGATCAACACCGTCGGAACCCTGATCCATACGCTGATTTTTCCGCTGCTTTTCTTTTCGGCAGTGCTTCACCTGGTCAGCTCCATTTCCGATAAGTACAAGCTGACACAGATGGCCAACTTGCTCCGTAATATCAGCGTTGGATTTCTCGGAGTCCTGCTTACGATCTTTCTAGGAGTCATATCAGTCCAAGGTATCACGAGTTCTATTACAGACGGGGTTACCATCAGGGCGGCTAAATATGTGTCAGGAAGCTTTATACCGGTTGTGGGGAAAATGTTTGCCGATGCCACGGATACCGTAATCTCGGCTTCACTGCTTATCAAAAACTCCATCGGCCTTGTCGGGGTTATCATTATTCTCTTCCTGTGTGCTTTCCCAGCCATAAAAATTTTAGTCCTTGCCCTGATCTACAACATATCTGCCGCCATTATGCAGCCGTTGGGTGATTCGCCGATTACTACATGTCTTGAAACGATCGGCAAGAGCATGCTGTACGTTTTCGCAGCGCTGGCAGCGGTTGGTCTGATGTTCTTTCTGGCCATCACGATCATGCTCACAGCGGGTAATGTGACCGTCATGATGAGGTAAGGAAGGAGGCATGAGAGTGACCTGGCTGAGTGGTTGGCTGAAGGAAGTTATCATGGTTGTGCTGCTGGCCTCCTTCGTGGATCTCATCCTGCCGAGCCGGTCCATGGAGCGATACGTCAAGCTGGTACTGAGCCTTCTAATATTGCTCACGCTGCTAAGTCCCTTAATCAAAGTGCTCACGCAAGCAGCTGATGTGAAACTCGCGGATGCTTTTAACAAATGGAATCAGCAATCTGCATTAGGCGGAAACAAGGGAAGCCTACAGCAAATTATGGATCAGGCGAAACAGCTGAAAAATCAACAGCAGGAGCAGTCCCTGGAATGGGCCGCACAGGAAATTGCAGCTCAGATGAAAGAACAAATCCGGAAACAAAATGGTCAAAGTCCGGCAGAAGTGAAGGTTGTGCTGGCGATGCAGGAGGGTCGTGCTGCGGATGGGGGAAATGCGCTGAACCCTTATATAAAAGGAGTGACGGTTGTTATGCAGCCAGAGGCAGCTGGTCCAAAGGATACGGCAGACGGACAGGATTCATCCCCGGATATCCGCGTTGAACCTGTTACAACCGTACAGGTTGAAGTTAATATAGATCCGATACAGGAAAGTTCGGACAACTCCGGCGGAACGACATCTTCAAAAGCAGCGGGTACCGGAAATGAAGATATCAGCGTAAGTGAACATGCCGAAGACATCAAAAAAATGCTGGGTAACACATGGGGAATCGAACCGGAAACCGTCGTTGTTCAAAGCGGCAAAGCCGGAAACCGGAAGCTCTAAAAAATCGAGGTGAACACAAAATGGGGAAATGGTTCAAGAAGCTGGAACAGTGGATCGGTGGCGGCGGGCGGGGGGGCGGAAAGCGGATTAACACCTTCCGCTGGTTGATTATCGTGGGACTGATCGGAGTCGCGATTATTCTTTTCAACTCCTTTGTCAATGTGAAAAAACTTGATAACGAGAACATTGGCAGGGAACCGCCATCAGCGACAACATCCAAGGAAACCTTTCAAAGCAACGACAGCGAGACGAGCGCTTTCAGCAGCATAGAGGAAGCGGCAGAAGACAAGATGAAGGATATTTTGGAAAAAATCGTTGGTGTGGGCACGGTGGACATCATGGTTACGGTAGATTCCACAGACGAAATCGTATACCAGCGAAATATCAAGGATTCACAGCAGCAGTCGGATGAAAATGATGCCAATGGCGGCAAGCGCCACACAACGCAGTATACGCGTGACGGGGAAGTTGTTACGTACGAGCAGTCAGGAACCCAAACTCCCATGATTACGAAAAGAGTGAAGCCGCAAATCCGGGGTGTGCTGATTGTCGCCAAAGGTGCAGAGAACGAAGTCGTAAAGCAGCTGATTGTGGATGCGGTGGAAAAAGGATTGAACGTGCCGGGATACCGCATATCCGTTGTTCCGCGTAAGCAGGGGTAAGCAGATTTCAAATAATGAGTTCTAAATTGAGGAGGATTTAAGGAATGAACAGTAAAAGACAAACGATTTGGTTGGTATCGATGCTGAGCTTGATGGTTGTGCTGTCCGCTTACTACCTGTTTACGGAGGACTCGGGTTCATCCAAGACACCGGTCGCTGATAGCCAGCAGGTCGGGACTGCGGTGAAAACATCGGATAAGGAAGCGGCGTCTTCTGGTAAAACAACGACAGAAAACGGAGTCGAGGTTACTGAAGTGATTACAGACGGTAAAGTCAATGACACAACCGGAAAAACGACGGCCTCAAACACGGAAACAGGCACCAAAGATGCTGATAAAGATACGGCGAAGGACACAACCAAGGACAATACCGACAAAACCGCTGCCACAGCGAAAACAGACGACAAGGACCAGGCTTCGGCAGATAAAGCTGCTACAGATAAAACGGCTTCCACAGGCAAGACGGCAGCAGCAGATGATAAAACGACAGCTAAAACTGAAAAAAGCGATGCGGATGTGCTGAAGGAAGTAGCTGCTCAAACCCAAAAAAGCTCCGGGGTCAGCGAGATCGAATCATACCTCTTCCAACGTTCACAGGATAATCTGAAAAAACATAATGATTTGATGGCAACGATGAACAACATGACCAAGGATCCGGCTGAATCCGCCAAGGCAAGTGAAGAGCTCACCACACTGGAAACCAAAGAAAACAAAATTCAAGGAATCGAAGAGGAACTTGAGCAAAAATATTCCTTCGCCAACGCTTTCGTGAAGGAAGAAAATGATAAGTATCAAGTGCTTGTTCTCAGCGACAAACCTGATGTGAAGCAGGCAGTCAGCATCGTCGAGCTGGTCATGAAAGAGATGAATGTATCCCAGGATAAGGTCAGCGTGAAGTATATGGCTCCTTAAGAGCCGCGAAAAAAATGGAAAAAAGTCGAAAGAGTCCGGGATTATCTTGGACTCTTTCCATTTCTTTCGTTTGTGATATAATACATATCGTTATGTATGTATGTCCGGAAGCTAGGTGCTTCCTTTAAGGAGTGAATTGTGAATGTTGAAGTTAAGCGAAATCAAAGAGTTAATACAATTGGTCGATCAGACCTCGGTACATGAATTGGATATCGAATTGGAAGGAACACATCTGACGATCCGCAAGGCAAACAAAACCGAAGTGGTAACCAGCCAACCGGTTGCGACCCAGCAATATCTTCAGGTTCCGCAGCAAGCGATGCCTCAATTTTTGAATCCGTCTGCAGCTACCGATGCCGGTCAGCAGTCCGCGGCCGGTGAGAAAAGTGCAGCCGACTCTTCATTACATAAGATTGTATCTCCGATGGTGGGTACGTTCTACAGATCTCCATCCCCTGAAGCGGGTTCGTTTGTTAGCGTCGGAGACAAAGTGAATGAAAAATCCACGGTATGCATCATTGAAGCTATGAAGCTTATGAATGAGCTTGAAGCTGAAGTCAAGGGTGAGATCGTGGAGATTCTCGTGGAAAACGGACAACTGGTTGAATTCGGGCAGCCTCTGTTTCTGGTGAAGTCGGAATAAGCACCGTATGTTTAAAGGGAGGTTACTTGCATGAAATTTCATAAAATCCTGATAGCCAACCGCGGTGAAATTGCCGTCCGCATCATCCGGGCCTGCCGGGAGCTTGGCATTTCCACGGTTGCTGTATATTCCGAAGCGGACAAGGATGCGCTCCATGTCCGTTTGGCGGATGAAGCTTACTGTATTGGTCCAACGTCATCCAAGGAAAGCTATTTGAACATCACGAACATAATGAGTGTGGCAACGCTTACCGAGTGTGATGCTATCCATCCCGGATACGGATTCCTGGCCGAAAATGCCGACTTTGCGGAAATTTGTGAGTCCTGCAATATTACATTTATCGGTCCATCTGCAGATGCAATTAACAAGATGGGCGATAAAGCCGTAGCGAAGCAGACGATGAAATCAGCGGGTGTGCCGGTCATTCCTGGTTCGGACGGTCTAGTAGAGGATTTGGATGAGGCTATTATGATTGGCCGGGATATCGGTTATCCTTTGATTATTAAGGCGACTGCGGGAGGCGGAGGTAAAGGCATCCGTATCGCAGAGGATGAGCCGGCACTGGTCAAGCAGATTACAGCAGCACAGCAGGAAGCGCAAAAGGCATTCGGCAATGCGGGTGTATATCTTGAGAAATTCCTGACCGGCATGAAGCATGTGGAAATCCAGATCATGGCCGACAATTTCGGTAATGCTGTCAGTTTGGGTGAACGGGACTGTTCAGTCCAGCGCCGCAGACAAAAGCTAGTGGAAGAGTCACCATGTCCGGTTATTTCCCAAGAAGTGCGGGAGAAGATGGGCGAAGCAGCTGTACGTGCTGCCAAAGCTGTTAACTATTCGGGTGCGGGAACGCTTGAGTTTCTGCTCGGACCAGACGGACAATTCTATTTTATGGAGATGAATACCCGTATTCAGGTTGAGCATCCGGTCACTGAAATGGTAACCGGTATGGATCTGATTAAGGAAATGATCTCCGTTGGGGAAGGCAATCCGCTTTCGTTTGCTCAAGAGGATATCGTAATTAACGGCAGTTCCATTGAATGCCGAATCAATGCAGAGGATCCAGCCCGCAACTTTATGCCGGCTCCGGGCAAAATCCAGTTCTATCTTCCACCGGGAGGACCTGGTGTGCGTGTAGACAGCGCTGCCTATCAAGGATATTCGATTCCTCCGTACTACGATTCCATGATTGCCAAGTTGATCGTTTGGGCTCCTACACGTGAAGAGGCTATCGCCAAGATGAAACGGGCACTGTCTGAATTTGCCGTTGAAGGCATTCACACGACCATTCCTTTCCATCTGAAGCTTCTGGAGCATCCAACCTTCAACAAAGGTGATTTCGATATTAAATTCCTAGAGGAAAACGAGATATAGGCATCTAAAAGGATGTTTGTCATGATTCACCGTTAATGTTATATTATGAGTGAATAAGAGCGTCCTAACGGGTGTATCGGTTATCCATCCAACCTGAAAGGTGTGTTGAATCAGAATGAGCACAGTACCGAGTGAGTCTGAACGTACGGATATCGGTGAAATACAGATTGCACCTGAAGTGATTGAGGTTATTGCAGGTCTCGCAACCGTTGAAGTTAAAGGTGTTGCAGGTATGAGTGGCGGCTTTGCAGGCGGTATTGCCGAACTGCTCGGACGTAAGAACTTGTCCAAAGGTGTAAAGGTGGAAGTCGGTCAGCGTGAAGCTGCTGTAGACGTTTCCGTCATTATTGAATATGGACAGCGGCTGCCTGAGGTGGCTACTGAAATTCAACGCAACGTCAAACGCTCCATCGAAATGATGACTGGCCTGACCGTTATTGAAGTGAACGTGCAAATTCATGATGTTCATTTCAAAAATGCCGAGAGAGTGGATGACATAGATTTCAGTCAACGAGTGAAATAAAGAGTGATTGATATAGAATGAGCTGAAGTTCAGACAATAAACTTTAGTTCAGTCTATCTATAACCCCCGACATGCGTCGAGGGTTTACTCTAATTTAAGGAGGCTGTGCTACTCGTGGCCAAAATACTGGATAGACTTCTGCTGTTTGTGTACAGCCTAAGTATCGGAGTAATTAGTGTATTTGCCATCCTCCGCATGAGTGATTTGGTTCCGGCACTGGGTGACTACATGGACGGAGCAACACTTCAGATTACGGTTATCGTGGTCGGCGCTGTTTTGTTCTTGCTCAGCATCCGGTTTTTCTATATTTCCATTCGCCGCGAACGGGTTCATATTCATTCGATCGATCAGCGTACGGAATATGGTGATATCCAGATTTCTGTGGAAACGATTGAAAATCTTTGCTTGAAAGCTGCTGCCAGAATTCGGGGAGCCAAGGATTTGAAGGCGCGGATTCGCGTGACGGAGGCTGGACTTGAAATCATGATTCGCGCTATCGTGGAGGGGGATGTATCCATTCCTTCCATGACGACCGATATCCAAAAGCAGGTCCATGATTATCTTCAGGAAACAACTGGTATTCCGGTGTCGAATGTGGCCGTATATATAGCCAATGTAGCCCAGTCGGCAGCGATTAAGAGTAGAGTGGAATAGAGGTGATCTTCCCAATGCTCTGGAAAGAAATATGGGAGAGTCACAGAGGGCGGATAATCGGCGTTGCCGGCGGAATCTTTTTTGGGTTTATTTATTTGTTTGCAGGTTTTTGGGATATGTTGTTCTTTGCATTGGTTGTGTTCATAGGATATACTGCCGGCAAAAGGAAGGACTTGCGGTTAGGGTCTTTTTTTCGCTGGAGTGAAATGGGGCAGTGGCTTTCCGAGCGCTGGCGTCCTTTTAAGTGAACCCGTGATATGCTTTCTCCGGAAAACAGAGCTGCAGCTTCATAATGCCCACTTTCTGGTGAATCGTATCACGGCTTTTTTTTGCGAAAAAGCCATTGATTCGAGAATGATGCAAAAAACCTTATACGGCAATCCATAATAATAAGAATGACACTTATGACTGGTTCAGGAGGAACATAATGAAAAGACGTTTAGCAAGGGAAATCGTCGTGCAAAGCCTATATCAAATGGAAATGAATGAGGTGGGCGGTGAAGAAGCAGTTAATATGCTGCTGGATGAGGCTGCAGAGGAAAATGATACGGAACGTGTCATTAAGAATGAAATTGAGCTGAAGGCATACGTGCTGGAACTGGTAAACGGTGTCTGGAGTCACAAGCAAGCCATTGACGGCCTTCTGGAAAATTACTTGAAAGGTTGGCAGATCAGCCGTCTGTCGAGGGTCGACCGCCAGATTTTACGCCTCGCTACGTTTGAGCTGCTGTATTCCTCGGACGTTCCGGCCAAGGTTGCTGTAAATGAGGCGATTGAGCTTTCCAAGCATTTTGGTACGGATGAATCAGGTAAGTTTGTTAACGGTGTTCTGGGGAACATGTTCCGCGAGCTGGACAAGCTGAAAAACAATCCTTCATAGGCTGCGTCCGCTTGACCGTTTTACTTTTCAATCGTTATCGATCAATTCATATACAGGGGAGAGAGTAGAATGACAGCAACCATTATCAGCGGTAAACAGGTATCCGAGGAAATTCGTGGCAATATTGCAATTGAAGTGAAGGAATTGGCAGCCAAAGGCGTTGTGCCTGGTCTGGCTGTTGTTCTTGTGGGAGAAGATCCAGCATCCCAGGTGTATGTCCGCAACAAGGAAAAAGCATGTCATGATCTGGGGTACTACTCCGAGGTTCACCGTCTGCCTGCGGAAACAAAGCAAGCTGATTTGCTTGCGCTTGTGGACAAGCTGAATTGCCAGGACAGCATCGACGGGATTTTGGTGCAGCTGCCCCTTCCCGGGCATATTGAAGAAAAAGCAGTTATTAATGCCATCGCAGTAGACAAAGATGTGGATGGTTTTCATCCCGTCAATGTGGGGAATTTGGTGATTGGTGATGACAGTCTTCTTCCTTGCACTCCTGCGGGTGTCATTGAGTTAATAAAGCGTGCAGGCATTTCTTTATCAGGTAAGCATGCGGTGGTCATTGGACGAAGCAATATCGTCGGCAAGCCGGTATCTTTGCTGCTTCAACGTGAAAATGCGACAGTAACCATGTGCCATTCGCGTACAGCAAACATGGCTGAGATCGCGCGCCAGGCTGATGTGCTCGTCGTAGCGATCGGAAGAGCAAATTTCATTGACGCCAGCTATGTAAAACCGGGTGCGGTTGTCATTGATGTGGGCATGAATCGCCTTGAAAATGGCAAGCTTGCCGGAGATGTGGACTTTGAAAGCGTCAAGGAAGTGTCGGGTCCCATTACACCGGTTCCGGGTGGCGTTGGTCCGATGACGATCACCATGTTGATGCAAAATACACTGATTGCGGCAAAACGTCATCACGGGCTTGTGTAAGAGAGGGGTTCTGAGATGGAACCACAACGTATTTTTTCGATTAAGGACTTAAACCGATACATTCGGATGAAGCTGGATTCGGATGCTCTTTTATCCGATGTCTGGATTCGCGGCGAAATATCGAATTTCACCCATCATTCCAGCGGGCATATGTATTTTACGCTCAAGGATGAGGGCAGCCGGATTCGCTCGATTATGTTTGCTTCCCACAATCAACGGCTTCCATTCGTGCCGAAAGAAGGCGCCAAAGTCATTGCGAGAGGTAATGTAACGGTCTATGAGCGCGATGGACAGTACCAATTCTACGCGACTCATATGCAGCCGGATGGTATCGGCAGCCTCTATCTGGCGTTTGAACAGCTGAAAAAGAAGCTTGAGGATGAAGGGCTCTTCGACATTGAACGAAAAAGACCCATTCCCGAGTTTCCTGAAACGATCGGAGTAATTACATCGCCAACCGGGGCAGCCGTGAGAGATATCATGATTACGCTCGGACGACGTTACCCACAGGCGAAAATTGTGCTGTACCCGGTTCTTGTACAGGGCAAAGGCGCTGCTCCCTCCATCGTTCGAGCCATCCGCAATATGAACGAGATGGATGAAGCGGATGTTTTGATTATCGGACGCGGAGGGGGCTCATTGGAAGAATTATGGGCATTTAATGAAGAACCGGTCGCCAGAGCGATTCGTTCATCACATATTCCGGTGATATCTGCAGTAGGGCATGAAACGGATTTCACCATCGCTGATTTTGCAGCGGATCTACGGGCTGCAACGCCTACCGCGGCGGCTGAGCTAGCTGTCCCGCATGCGGCGGAGCTGAATGAAAGACTCTTGCAGCGCCAAAGGCTACTTAAACAACTGCTTCTGCAGCGCGTCAAACGGAGTCGGCAGCAGCTTACTTCACTTCAACGTTCTCCGGTGCTCGTGCATCCAAGGAGATACATGCTCCAGCATGCTGAGCGTTTAGATATGTTGAAGCAGCGGCTTAGCGGAAGCATGCGTACGAAGCTGAGTCTCAGCCGGGAGAAACAAAGCAGGATCTATCACGGCTTGATGCGATACAATCCACGTGAGCAGCTCACTTATGCCAGAAAGCGCAATGAGGTCAGCCGTAAACAGCTGTTATCCCTCATGCAGTCTGTCTTGAAGAATAAACAATCACAGCTGCATTCTTCGTTGAGGCAGCTTGACGCTTTGAGCCCGCTTAAGGTTATGGCACGTGGTTATAGCTTAGTTTATGATGAGCAGGAAAAGAAACTCATT
Encoded here:
- the spoIIIAG gene encoding stage III sporulation protein AG, encoding MGKWFKKLEQWIGGGGRGGGKRINTFRWLIIVGLIGVAIILFNSFVNVKKLDNENIGREPPSATTSKETFQSNDSETSAFSSIEEAAEDKMKDILEKIVGVGTVDIMVTVDSTDEIVYQRNIKDSQQQSDENDANGGKRHTTQYTRDGEVVTYEQSGTQTPMITKRVKPQIRGVLIVAKGAENEVVKQLIVDAVEKGLNVPGYRISVVPRKQG
- the nusB gene encoding transcription antitermination factor NusB, which produces MKRRLAREIVVQSLYQMEMNEVGGEEAVNMLLDEAAEENDTERVIKNEIELKAYVLELVNGVWSHKQAIDGLLENYLKGWQISRLSRVDRQILRLATFELLYSSDVPAKVAVNEAIELSKHFGTDESGKFVNGVLGNMFRELDKLKNNPS
- a CDS encoding SpoIIIAH-like family protein — encoded protein: MNSKRQTIWLVSMLSLMVVLSAYYLFTEDSGSSKTPVADSQQVGTAVKTSDKEAASSGKTTTENGVEVTEVITDGKVNDTTGKTTASNTETGTKDADKDTAKDTTKDNTDKTAATAKTDDKDQASADKAATDKTASTGKTAAADDKTTAKTEKSDADVLKEVAAQTQKSSGVSEIESYLFQRSQDNLKKHNDLMATMNNMTKDPAESAKASEELTTLETKENKIQGIEEELEQKYSFANAFVKEENDKYQVLVLSDKPDVKQAVSIVELVMKEMNVSQDKVSVKYMAP
- the accC gene encoding acetyl-CoA carboxylase biotin carboxylase subunit; translated protein: MKFHKILIANRGEIAVRIIRACRELGISTVAVYSEADKDALHVRLADEAYCIGPTSSKESYLNITNIMSVATLTECDAIHPGYGFLAENADFAEICESCNITFIGPSADAINKMGDKAVAKQTMKSAGVPVIPGSDGLVEDLDEAIMIGRDIGYPLIIKATAGGGGKGIRIAEDEPALVKQITAAQQEAQKAFGNAGVYLEKFLTGMKHVEIQIMADNFGNAVSLGERDCSVQRRRQKLVEESPCPVISQEVREKMGEAAVRAAKAVNYSGAGTLEFLLGPDGQFYFMEMNTRIQVEHPVTEMVTGMDLIKEMISVGEGNPLSFAQEDIVINGSSIECRINAEDPARNFMPAPGKIQFYLPPGGPGVRVDSAAYQGYSIPPYYDSMIAKLIVWAPTREEAIAKMKRALSEFAVEGIHTTIPFHLKLLEHPTFNKGDFDIKFLEENEI
- the amaP gene encoding alkaline shock response membrane anchor protein AmaP, with the protein product MAKILDRLLLFVYSLSIGVISVFAILRMSDLVPALGDYMDGATLQITVIVVGAVLFLLSIRFFYISIRRERVHIHSIDQRTEYGDIQISVETIENLCLKAAARIRGAKDLKARIRVTEAGLEIMIRAIVEGDVSIPSMTTDIQKQVHDYLQETTGIPVSNVAVYIANVAQSAAIKSRVE
- the accB gene encoding acetyl-CoA carboxylase biotin carboxyl carrier protein gives rise to the protein MLKLSEIKELIQLVDQTSVHELDIELEGTHLTIRKANKTEVVTSQPVATQQYLQVPQQAMPQFLNPSAATDAGQQSAAGEKSAADSSLHKIVSPMVGTFYRSPSPEAGSFVSVGDKVNEKSTVCIIEAMKLMNELEAEVKGEIVEILVENGQLVEFGQPLFLVKSE
- a CDS encoding DUF2273 domain-containing protein; protein product: MLWKEIWESHRGRIIGVAGGIFFGFIYLFAGFWDMLFFALVVFIGYTAGKRKDLRLGSFFRWSEMGQWLSERWRPFK
- a CDS encoding Asp23/Gls24 family envelope stress response protein → MSTVPSESERTDIGEIQIAPEVIEVIAGLATVEVKGVAGMSGGFAGGIAELLGRKNLSKGVKVEVGQREAAVDVSVIIEYGQRLPEVATEIQRNVKRSIEMMTGLTVIEVNVQIHDVHFKNAERVDDIDFSQRVK